The Plectropomus leopardus isolate mb chromosome 15, YSFRI_Pleo_2.0, whole genome shotgun sequence genome has a segment encoding these proteins:
- the zgc:123010 gene encoding tetratricopeptide repeat protein 31: MVALMKFTRDICRLLGLGSGPPVQQQEEQMDCSAATPDPSNDATLSQDALNGEEDLSEDEKVRRRAERRKAKRKRRRKRKKQEQVKQNESAERDDEDEDGGAESELDESESEAEVGAEEEKQKEEKKEAASNVATPLTVPSGIKGHQKSQERATEEEPEWDVSSAFFANAASHIKPKGSGRKSKENKENEARRETNGTDTMTKKSASLTEKGIKLVQEGQYTQAVSMFTEAIRCDPKDYRFFGNRSYCYYCLEQYPQALADAERSIQLAPDWPKGYFRKGSALMGMKRYSEAERAMEQVLKLDKDCEEAVNDLFNCKVLQLMDLGFEEVQSVLLLERFSTVQAVLASCSDAARAGSQDSSVVQPGSPCPSLWVGNVTTELTEKHLWDLFKMYGEIESIRVLHERFCAFVNFKNANMAARAMEKLNGYCIENTRLVVRYPDRRTQRVLPFPLKTCLPVTQQAGTAAGPRRRGPVNGDECYFWRTTGCHFGDKCRYKHIPDQKGKDRKPWQP; encoded by the exons ATGGTTGCACTCATGAAATTCACCAGGGATATATGCAGGCTGTTGGGACTCGGGAGCG GCCCTCCTgtccagcagcaggaggagcagatgGACTGTAGTGCCGCCACCCCTGACCCAAGCAATGACGCCACTTTGTCACAG gatGCATTAAATGGAGAGGAGGATCTGAGTGAGGACGAGAAGGTCAGACGAAGGGCAGAGCGACGCAAAGCCAAGAGGAAG CGCCGTCGAAAACGTAAGAAGCAGGAACAAGTTAAGCAAAACGAGAGTGCAGAACGG gatgatgaagatgaggacGGGGGTGCCGAGTCTGAACTGGATGAAAGCGAGTCGGAGGCAGAAGTTGGTGCTgaagaggagaaacaaaaggaggagaaaaaggaggctGCCTCAAATGTTGCCACTCCACTCACGGTGCCGTCTGGAATCAAAGGACATCAGAAGAGCCAAGAAAGAGCCACTGAAGAG GAGCCAGAGTGGGATGTGAGCAGTGCCTTCTTTGCTAATGCTGCTAGCCATATCAAACCCAAAGGATCAGGTCGCAAGTCCAAAGAAAACAAGGAGAACGAGGCCAGGAGAGAG acAAATGGAACTGACACCATGACTAAGAAAAGTGCGTCACTAACAG aAAAAGGCATAAAGCTGGTGCAAGAGGGGCAGTACACACAAGCTGTCAGCATGTTTACAGAAGCCATCAGATGTGATCCAAAGGATTACAG GTTCTTCGGGAATCGTTCCTATTGTTATTACTGCTTGGAGCAGTACCCTCAGGCCCTGGCAGATGCTGAACGCTCCATTCAGCTAGCCCCAGACTGGCCCAAAGGATACTTTCGCAAGGGCAGTGCTCTCATGGGCATGAAG cggtacagtgaggcagagagagccATGGAGCAGGTGCTGAAACTCGACAAAGACTGTGAGGAGGCTGTCAATGACCTCTTTAACTGTAAAGTGCTGCAGTTAATG GACCTTGGTTTTGAAGAAGTGCAAAGTGTCCTACTGCTGGAGAGATTCTCAACTGTACAGGCTGTCCTGGCATCTTGTTCTGATGCAGCCAGAG ctggGAGCCAAGATTCATCAGTTGTGCAGCCAGG AAGCCCTTGCCCGTCTCTGTGGGTGGGAAATGTGACCACTGAGCTAACTGAGAAACACCTATGGgacctctttaaaat GTATGGTGAGATCGAGAGTATTCGTGTTCTGCATGAGAGATTCTGTGCCTTTGTCAACTTCAAGAATGCAAACATGGCAGCTCGTGCCATGGAGAAActaaat GGTTACTGTATTGAGAACACACGTTTAGTGGTGCGCTATCCTGACCGACGCACTCAGAGGGTCCTTCCGTTTCCACTTAAGACCTGTCTCCCGGTGACACAGCAGGCAGGCACAGCTGCTGG ACCTCGACGACGTGGCCCAGTTAATGGAGACGAGTGTTACTTCTGGAGAACCACCGGCTGCCATTTTGGGGACAAATGTCGCTACAAACACATTCCTGATCAGAAAGGCAAGGACAGGAAGCCCTGGCAGCCTTGA